One genomic segment of Erinaceus europaeus chromosome 18, mEriEur2.1, whole genome shotgun sequence includes these proteins:
- the NR4A2 gene encoding nuclear receptor subfamily 4 group A member 2 isoform X1 yields MPCVQAQYGSSPQGASPASQSYSYHSSGEYSSDFLTPEFVKFSMDLTNTEITATTSLPSFSTFMDNYSSGYDVKPPCLYQMPLSGQQSSIKVEDIQMHSYQQHSHLPPQSEEMMVHSGSVYYKPSSPPTPSTPGFQVQHGPMWDDPGSLHNFHQNYVASTHMIEQRKTPVSRLSLFSFKQSPPGTPVSSCQMRFDGPLHVPMNPEPAGGHHVVDGQTFAVPNPIRKPASMGFPGLQIGHASQLLDSQVPSPPSRGSPSNEGLCAVCGDNAACQHYGVRTCEGCKGFFKRTVQKNAKYVCLANKNCPVDKRRRNRCQYCRFQKCLAVGMVKEVVRTDSLKGRRGRLPSKPKSPQEPSPPSPPVSLISALVRAHVDSNPAMTSLDYSRFQANPDYQMSSDDTLHIQQFYDLLTGSMEIIRGWAEKIPGFADLPKVDQDLLFESAFLELFVLRLAYRSNPVEGKLIFCNGVVLHRLQCVRGFGEWIDSIVEFSSNLQNMNIDISAFSCIAALAMVTERHGLKEPKRVEELQNKIVNCLKDHVTFNNGGLNRPNYLSKLLGKLPELRTLCTQGLQRIFYLKLEDLVPPPAIIDKLFLDTLPF; encoded by the exons ATGCCTTGTGTTCAGGCGCAGTATGGGTCCTCGCCTCAAGGAGCCAGCCCCGCTTCTCAGAGCTACAGTTACCACTCTTCGGGAGAATACAGCTCCGACTTTTTAACTCCAGAATTTGTCAAGTTTAGCATGGACCTCACCAACACTGAAATCACTGCCACCACTTCTCTCCCCAGCTTCAGTACCTTTATGGACAACTACAGCTCAGGCTACGACGTCAAGCCTCCTTGCTTGTACCAAATGCCCCTGTCGGGACAGCAGTCCTCTATAAAGGTGGAAGACATTCAGATGCACAGCTACCAGCAGCACAGCCACCTGCCCCCTCAGTCCGAGGAGATGATGGTGCACTCCGGCTCGGTTTACTACAAGCCCTCCTCGCCCCCAACGCCCAGCACTCCAGGCTTCCAGGTGCAGCACGGCCCCATGTGGGACGACCCGGGCTCCCTGCACAACTTCCACCAGAACTACGTGGCCAGCACGCACATGATTGAGCAGAGGAAAACGCCCGTGTCCCGCCTGTCCCTCTTCTCCTTTAAGCAGTCTCCACCCGGCACCCCCGTGTCCAGCTGCCAGATGCGCTTCGATGGGCCGCTGCACGTGCCCATGAACCCGGAGCCGGCGGGCGGCCACCACGTGGTGGATGGGCAGACCTTCGCGGTGCCCAACCCCATCCGCAAGCCCGCGTCCATGGGCTTCCCGGGGCTGCAGATCGGCCACGCGTCGCAGCTGCTCGACTCGCAGGTGCCCTCACCGCCATCGCGGGGATCCCCCTCCAATGAGGGGCTGTGCGCCGTGTGCGGGGACAACGCGGCCTGCCAACACTATGGCGTGCGCACCTGCGAAGGCTGCAAGGGCTTCTTCAAG CGCACAGTGCAAAAAAATGCAAAATATGTGTGTTTAGCGAATAAAAACTGCCCAGTGGACAAGCGACGCCGGAACCGCTGTCAGTATTGCCGGTTTCAGAAGTGCCTGGCTGTAGGAATGGTCAAAGAAG TGGTTCGCACGGACAGTTTAAAAGGCCGGAGAGGTCGCTTGCCCTCGAAACCGAAGAGCCCACAGgagccctctcccccctctcccccggtGAGTCTGATCAGTGCCCTCGTCAGGGCCCATGTCGACTCCAACCCGGCTATGACCAGCCTGGACTATTCCAGG TTCCAGGCAAACCCTGACTACCAAATGAGCAGCGACGACACCCTGCACATCCAGCAGTTCTATGATCTCCTGACCGGCTCCATGGAGATCATCCGGGGCTGGGCCGAGAAGATCCCGGGCTTTGCTGACCTGCCCAAAGTGGACCAGGATCTGCTGTTTGAATCGGCTTTCTTAGAACTGTTTGTGCTGCGATTAGCATACAG GTCCAACCCAGTGGAGGGTAAACTCATCTTTTGCAATGGGGTGGTCTTGCACAGGTTGCAATGCGTGCGTGGCTTTGGGGAATGGATTGACTCCATTGTTGAATTCTCCTCCAACTTGCAGAATATGAACATCGACATTTCTGCCTTCTCCTGCATCGCTGCCCTGGCCATGGTCACAG AGAGACATGGACTCAAGGAACCCAAGAGAGTGGAGGAACTGCAAAACAAGATTGTAAATTGTCTCAAAGACCACGTGACTTTTAATAACGGGGGACTCAATCGCCCCAACTACTTGTCCAAACTCTTGGGAAAGCTCCCAGAACTCCGTACCCTTTGCACACAGGGGCTCCAGCGCATTTTCTACCTGAAACTGGAAGACTTGGTACCACCGCCAGCAATAATTGACAAACTTTTTCTGGACACTCTACCTTTCTAA
- the NR4A2 gene encoding nuclear receptor subfamily 4 group A member 2 isoform X4, which yields MPCVQAQYGSSPQGASPASQSYSYHSSGEYSSDFLTPEFVKFSMDLTNTEITATTSLPSFSTFMDNYSSGYDVKPPCLYQMPLSGQQSSIKVEDIQMHSYQQHSHLPPQSEEMMVHSGSVYYKPSSPPTPSTPGFQVQHGPMWDDPGSLHNFHQNYVASTHMIEQRKTPVSRLSLFSFKQSPPGTPVSSCQMRFDGPLHVPMNPEPAGGHHVVDGQTFAVPNPIRKPASMGFPGLQIGHASQLLDSQVPSPPSRGSPSNEGLCAVCGDNAACQHYGVRTCEGCKGFFKRTVQKNAKYVCLANKNCPVDKRRRNRCQYCRFQKCLAVGMVKEVVRTDSLKGRRGRLPSKPKSPQEPSPPSPPVSLISALVRAHVDSNPAMTSLDYSRFQANPDYQMSSDDTLHIQQFYDLLTGSMEIIRGWAEKIPGFADLPKVDQDLLFESAFLELFVLRLAYRSNPVEEYEHRHFCLLLHRCPGHGHRETWTQGTQESGGTAKQDCKLSQRPRDF from the exons ATGCCTTGTGTTCAGGCGCAGTATGGGTCCTCGCCTCAAGGAGCCAGCCCCGCTTCTCAGAGCTACAGTTACCACTCTTCGGGAGAATACAGCTCCGACTTTTTAACTCCAGAATTTGTCAAGTTTAGCATGGACCTCACCAACACTGAAATCACTGCCACCACTTCTCTCCCCAGCTTCAGTACCTTTATGGACAACTACAGCTCAGGCTACGACGTCAAGCCTCCTTGCTTGTACCAAATGCCCCTGTCGGGACAGCAGTCCTCTATAAAGGTGGAAGACATTCAGATGCACAGCTACCAGCAGCACAGCCACCTGCCCCCTCAGTCCGAGGAGATGATGGTGCACTCCGGCTCGGTTTACTACAAGCCCTCCTCGCCCCCAACGCCCAGCACTCCAGGCTTCCAGGTGCAGCACGGCCCCATGTGGGACGACCCGGGCTCCCTGCACAACTTCCACCAGAACTACGTGGCCAGCACGCACATGATTGAGCAGAGGAAAACGCCCGTGTCCCGCCTGTCCCTCTTCTCCTTTAAGCAGTCTCCACCCGGCACCCCCGTGTCCAGCTGCCAGATGCGCTTCGATGGGCCGCTGCACGTGCCCATGAACCCGGAGCCGGCGGGCGGCCACCACGTGGTGGATGGGCAGACCTTCGCGGTGCCCAACCCCATCCGCAAGCCCGCGTCCATGGGCTTCCCGGGGCTGCAGATCGGCCACGCGTCGCAGCTGCTCGACTCGCAGGTGCCCTCACCGCCATCGCGGGGATCCCCCTCCAATGAGGGGCTGTGCGCCGTGTGCGGGGACAACGCGGCCTGCCAACACTATGGCGTGCGCACCTGCGAAGGCTGCAAGGGCTTCTTCAAG CGCACAGTGCAAAAAAATGCAAAATATGTGTGTTTAGCGAATAAAAACTGCCCAGTGGACAAGCGACGCCGGAACCGCTGTCAGTATTGCCGGTTTCAGAAGTGCCTGGCTGTAGGAATGGTCAAAGAAG TGGTTCGCACGGACAGTTTAAAAGGCCGGAGAGGTCGCTTGCCCTCGAAACCGAAGAGCCCACAGgagccctctcccccctctcccccggtGAGTCTGATCAGTGCCCTCGTCAGGGCCCATGTCGACTCCAACCCGGCTATGACCAGCCTGGACTATTCCAGG TTCCAGGCAAACCCTGACTACCAAATGAGCAGCGACGACACCCTGCACATCCAGCAGTTCTATGATCTCCTGACCGGCTCCATGGAGATCATCCGGGGCTGGGCCGAGAAGATCCCGGGCTTTGCTGACCTGCCCAAAGTGGACCAGGATCTGCTGTTTGAATCGGCTTTCTTAGAACTGTTTGTGCTGCGATTAGCATACAG GTCCAACCCAGTGGAGG AATATGAACATCGACATTTCTGCCTTCTCCTGCATCGCTGCCCTGGCCATGGTCACAG AGAGACATGGACTCAAGGAACCCAAGAGAGTGGAGGAACTGCAAAACAAGATTGTAAATTGTCTCAAAGACCACGTGACTTTTAA
- the NR4A2 gene encoding nuclear receptor subfamily 4 group A member 2 isoform X2, translating into MPCVQAQYGSSPQGASPASQSYSYHSSGEYSSDFLTPEFVKFSMDLTNTEITATTSLPSFSTFMDNYSSGYDVKPPCLYQMPLSGQQSSIKVEDIQMHSYQQHSHLPPQSEEMMVHSGSVYYKPSSPPTPSTPGFQVQHGPMWDDPGSLHNFHQNYVASTHMIEQRKTPVSRLSLFSFKQSPPGTPVSSCQMRFDGPLHVPMNPEPAGGHHVVDGQTFAVPNPIRKPASMGFPGLQIGHASQLLDSQVPSPPSRGSPSNEGLCAVCGDNAACQHYGVRTCEGCKGFFKRTVQKNAKYVCLANKNCPVDKRRRNRCQYCRFQKCLAVGMVKEVVRTDSLKGRRGRLPSKPKSPQEPSPPSPPFQANPDYQMSSDDTLHIQQFYDLLTGSMEIIRGWAEKIPGFADLPKVDQDLLFESAFLELFVLRLAYRSNPVEGKLIFCNGVVLHRLQCVRGFGEWIDSIVEFSSNLQNMNIDISAFSCIAALAMVTERHGLKEPKRVEELQNKIVNCLKDHVTFNNGGLNRPNYLSKLLGKLPELRTLCTQGLQRIFYLKLEDLVPPPAIIDKLFLDTLPF; encoded by the exons ATGCCTTGTGTTCAGGCGCAGTATGGGTCCTCGCCTCAAGGAGCCAGCCCCGCTTCTCAGAGCTACAGTTACCACTCTTCGGGAGAATACAGCTCCGACTTTTTAACTCCAGAATTTGTCAAGTTTAGCATGGACCTCACCAACACTGAAATCACTGCCACCACTTCTCTCCCCAGCTTCAGTACCTTTATGGACAACTACAGCTCAGGCTACGACGTCAAGCCTCCTTGCTTGTACCAAATGCCCCTGTCGGGACAGCAGTCCTCTATAAAGGTGGAAGACATTCAGATGCACAGCTACCAGCAGCACAGCCACCTGCCCCCTCAGTCCGAGGAGATGATGGTGCACTCCGGCTCGGTTTACTACAAGCCCTCCTCGCCCCCAACGCCCAGCACTCCAGGCTTCCAGGTGCAGCACGGCCCCATGTGGGACGACCCGGGCTCCCTGCACAACTTCCACCAGAACTACGTGGCCAGCACGCACATGATTGAGCAGAGGAAAACGCCCGTGTCCCGCCTGTCCCTCTTCTCCTTTAAGCAGTCTCCACCCGGCACCCCCGTGTCCAGCTGCCAGATGCGCTTCGATGGGCCGCTGCACGTGCCCATGAACCCGGAGCCGGCGGGCGGCCACCACGTGGTGGATGGGCAGACCTTCGCGGTGCCCAACCCCATCCGCAAGCCCGCGTCCATGGGCTTCCCGGGGCTGCAGATCGGCCACGCGTCGCAGCTGCTCGACTCGCAGGTGCCCTCACCGCCATCGCGGGGATCCCCCTCCAATGAGGGGCTGTGCGCCGTGTGCGGGGACAACGCGGCCTGCCAACACTATGGCGTGCGCACCTGCGAAGGCTGCAAGGGCTTCTTCAAG CGCACAGTGCAAAAAAATGCAAAATATGTGTGTTTAGCGAATAAAAACTGCCCAGTGGACAAGCGACGCCGGAACCGCTGTCAGTATTGCCGGTTTCAGAAGTGCCTGGCTGTAGGAATGGTCAAAGAAG TGGTTCGCACGGACAGTTTAAAAGGCCGGAGAGGTCGCTTGCCCTCGAAACCGAAGAGCCCACAGgagccctctcccccctctcccccg TTCCAGGCAAACCCTGACTACCAAATGAGCAGCGACGACACCCTGCACATCCAGCAGTTCTATGATCTCCTGACCGGCTCCATGGAGATCATCCGGGGCTGGGCCGAGAAGATCCCGGGCTTTGCTGACCTGCCCAAAGTGGACCAGGATCTGCTGTTTGAATCGGCTTTCTTAGAACTGTTTGTGCTGCGATTAGCATACAG GTCCAACCCAGTGGAGGGTAAACTCATCTTTTGCAATGGGGTGGTCTTGCACAGGTTGCAATGCGTGCGTGGCTTTGGGGAATGGATTGACTCCATTGTTGAATTCTCCTCCAACTTGCAGAATATGAACATCGACATTTCTGCCTTCTCCTGCATCGCTGCCCTGGCCATGGTCACAG AGAGACATGGACTCAAGGAACCCAAGAGAGTGGAGGAACTGCAAAACAAGATTGTAAATTGTCTCAAAGACCACGTGACTTTTAATAACGGGGGACTCAATCGCCCCAACTACTTGTCCAAACTCTTGGGAAAGCTCCCAGAACTCCGTACCCTTTGCACACAGGGGCTCCAGCGCATTTTCTACCTGAAACTGGAAGACTTGGTACCACCGCCAGCAATAATTGACAAACTTTTTCTGGACACTCTACCTTTCTAA
- the NR4A2 gene encoding nuclear receptor subfamily 4 group A member 2 isoform X3 yields MDNYSSGYDVKPPCLYQMPLSGQQSSIKVEDIQMHSYQQHSHLPPQSEEMMVHSGSVYYKPSSPPTPSTPGFQVQHGPMWDDPGSLHNFHQNYVASTHMIEQRKTPVSRLSLFSFKQSPPGTPVSSCQMRFDGPLHVPMNPEPAGGHHVVDGQTFAVPNPIRKPASMGFPGLQIGHASQLLDSQVPSPPSRGSPSNEGLCAVCGDNAACQHYGVRTCEGCKGFFKRTVQKNAKYVCLANKNCPVDKRRRNRCQYCRFQKCLAVGMVKEVVRTDSLKGRRGRLPSKPKSPQEPSPPSPPVSLISALVRAHVDSNPAMTSLDYSRFQANPDYQMSSDDTLHIQQFYDLLTGSMEIIRGWAEKIPGFADLPKVDQDLLFESAFLELFVLRLAYRSNPVEGKLIFCNGVVLHRLQCVRGFGEWIDSIVEFSSNLQNMNIDISAFSCIAALAMVTERHGLKEPKRVEELQNKIVNCLKDHVTFNNGGLNRPNYLSKLLGKLPELRTLCTQGLQRIFYLKLEDLVPPPAIIDKLFLDTLPF; encoded by the exons ATGGACAACTACAGCTCAGGCTACGACGTCAAGCCTCCTTGCTTGTACCAAATGCCCCTGTCGGGACAGCAGTCCTCTATAAAGGTGGAAGACATTCAGATGCACAGCTACCAGCAGCACAGCCACCTGCCCCCTCAGTCCGAGGAGATGATGGTGCACTCCGGCTCGGTTTACTACAAGCCCTCCTCGCCCCCAACGCCCAGCACTCCAGGCTTCCAGGTGCAGCACGGCCCCATGTGGGACGACCCGGGCTCCCTGCACAACTTCCACCAGAACTACGTGGCCAGCACGCACATGATTGAGCAGAGGAAAACGCCCGTGTCCCGCCTGTCCCTCTTCTCCTTTAAGCAGTCTCCACCCGGCACCCCCGTGTCCAGCTGCCAGATGCGCTTCGATGGGCCGCTGCACGTGCCCATGAACCCGGAGCCGGCGGGCGGCCACCACGTGGTGGATGGGCAGACCTTCGCGGTGCCCAACCCCATCCGCAAGCCCGCGTCCATGGGCTTCCCGGGGCTGCAGATCGGCCACGCGTCGCAGCTGCTCGACTCGCAGGTGCCCTCACCGCCATCGCGGGGATCCCCCTCCAATGAGGGGCTGTGCGCCGTGTGCGGGGACAACGCGGCCTGCCAACACTATGGCGTGCGCACCTGCGAAGGCTGCAAGGGCTTCTTCAAG CGCACAGTGCAAAAAAATGCAAAATATGTGTGTTTAGCGAATAAAAACTGCCCAGTGGACAAGCGACGCCGGAACCGCTGTCAGTATTGCCGGTTTCAGAAGTGCCTGGCTGTAGGAATGGTCAAAGAAG TGGTTCGCACGGACAGTTTAAAAGGCCGGAGAGGTCGCTTGCCCTCGAAACCGAAGAGCCCACAGgagccctctcccccctctcccccggtGAGTCTGATCAGTGCCCTCGTCAGGGCCCATGTCGACTCCAACCCGGCTATGACCAGCCTGGACTATTCCAGG TTCCAGGCAAACCCTGACTACCAAATGAGCAGCGACGACACCCTGCACATCCAGCAGTTCTATGATCTCCTGACCGGCTCCATGGAGATCATCCGGGGCTGGGCCGAGAAGATCCCGGGCTTTGCTGACCTGCCCAAAGTGGACCAGGATCTGCTGTTTGAATCGGCTTTCTTAGAACTGTTTGTGCTGCGATTAGCATACAG GTCCAACCCAGTGGAGGGTAAACTCATCTTTTGCAATGGGGTGGTCTTGCACAGGTTGCAATGCGTGCGTGGCTTTGGGGAATGGATTGACTCCATTGTTGAATTCTCCTCCAACTTGCAGAATATGAACATCGACATTTCTGCCTTCTCCTGCATCGCTGCCCTGGCCATGGTCACAG AGAGACATGGACTCAAGGAACCCAAGAGAGTGGAGGAACTGCAAAACAAGATTGTAAATTGTCTCAAAGACCACGTGACTTTTAATAACGGGGGACTCAATCGCCCCAACTACTTGTCCAAACTCTTGGGAAAGCTCCCAGAACTCCGTACCCTTTGCACACAGGGGCTCCAGCGCATTTTCTACCTGAAACTGGAAGACTTGGTACCACCGCCAGCAATAATTGACAAACTTTTTCTGGACACTCTACCTTTCTAA